From the genome of Flavobacterium luteolum, one region includes:
- a CDS encoding methyltransferase domain-containing protein: protein MTWDPKKYNEFKEERSKPFDDLTSHIIDKPNLKVIDLGCGTGELTQKLHQKLTNPFVLGIDNSAEMLAKAPVQENLEFKEKTILEQIDDETKWDLIFSNAALQWIDNHNELFPKIISRINPGGQLAVQMPQQNENILNKILLQLVQEEPFATYLKHWTRPSPILTLDDYAKILFENGGTDLVLYEKVYPLISSQKDDFFDFISGSALTVYQERLKEQEFAALTAEFKKRIDAYFPVVPSIYAFKRLIIYAKF from the coding sequence ATGACTTGGGATCCTAAAAAATATAATGAGTTTAAAGAAGAACGTTCTAAACCTTTTGACGATCTAACAAGTCATATTATTGATAAACCCAATCTAAAGGTTATAGATCTCGGATGCGGAACGGGTGAACTTACCCAAAAACTGCATCAAAAACTAACCAATCCGTTTGTTCTTGGCATTGACAATTCTGCCGAAATGTTGGCAAAAGCTCCAGTGCAAGAAAATCTTGAATTTAAAGAAAAAACGATTTTAGAACAAATCGACGACGAAACCAAATGGGATTTGATCTTTTCAAATGCGGCCTTACAATGGATTGATAATCATAATGAACTTTTTCCGAAAATTATCTCGCGAATAAATCCAGGCGGACAATTGGCAGTTCAGATGCCACAGCAAAATGAAAACATCTTGAATAAAATACTTTTACAGCTTGTTCAAGAAGAACCTTTTGCTACGTATCTCAAACATTGGACACGCCCTTCTCCAATATTGACTTTAGATGATTACGCTAAAATTCTATTCGAAAATGGCGGTACCGATTTGGTTCTCTACGAGAAAGTTTATCCCTTAATTTCTAGTCAAAAGGACGATTTTTTTGACTTTATTTCTGGTTCGGCATTAACTGTTTATCAAGAAAGATTAAAGGAGCAGGAATTTGCAGCATTAACAGCTGAATTCAAAAAAAGAATAGATGCCTATTTCCCTGTCGTTCCATCTATTTACGCATTTAAAAGACTGATTATTTACGCTAAATTTTAA
- a CDS encoding SDR family NAD(P)-dependent oxidoreductase has translation MNSFRNAVVLLTGADGDIGKAFIDELLKRDVAKIYLTGINIEQLSTLASHNPDTLFPSLLDVTDSNQIKIFCSSHKDINLLINNAGIELKSDFLNQKAHEYAQLEMNINYIGVVNLTNELIPTLKSNSNAAIINILSIASLCVIKRLSTYCASKMATHIFTQSIREDLNKYNIRVFGIYPGYIDSRMSADVDYDKISPATLVKNICDDIDLNKFNIFPDPMSIAFKNSNKLTIDYM, from the coding sequence ATGAATTCATTTAGGAATGCTGTTGTACTTTTAACTGGAGCTGATGGCGACATAGGAAAAGCTTTCATTGACGAGTTATTAAAACGAGATGTGGCAAAAATATACCTAACAGGAATTAACATAGAGCAACTCTCTACATTAGCATCACATAACCCAGATACTTTATTTCCATCTCTTTTGGATGTGACTGATAGTAATCAAATTAAAATTTTCTGTTCTAGTCATAAGGATATTAACTTATTGATTAACAATGCTGGAATAGAATTAAAATCTGATTTCTTAAATCAAAAAGCACACGAATATGCTCAACTAGAAATGAATATAAATTATATTGGAGTTGTAAATCTTACAAATGAATTGATTCCTACTTTAAAATCAAATTCTAATGCTGCAATAATTAACATTTTATCAATTGCGAGTCTTTGTGTTATTAAAAGATTGTCAACATATTGTGCTTCAAAAATGGCAACACATATTTTTACTCAATCGATAAGAGAAGATTTAAATAAATACAATATTCGAGTTTTCGGAATATATCCTGGATATATCGATTCAAGAATGTCTGCTGATGTTGACTATGATAAAATCTCCCCTGCAACATTGGTTAAAAACATTTGTGATGATATTGACTTAAATAAATTCAACATTTTTCCTGATCCAATGTCCATCGCATTTAAAAATAGCAATAAACTAACTATAGATTATATGTAA
- a CDS encoding APC family permease: MQENDQEHFKRELGLLDGTMLVVGSMIGSGIFIVSADIARQVGSAGWLTLIWLLSGFITVVAAVSYGELSAMFPKAGGQYVYLKEAYNKLIAFLYGWSFFAVIQTGTIAAVGVAFSKFAAYLYEPLSDENILYELGAFKLNAAQLVSILTIIILTFINSRGVKNGKILQTVLTIIKILSLLGLVVFGLTLAAKASVWDANWADGWSTRTFDKESGSWLPISGTALISGISAAMVGSLFSSDAWNGVTFIAGEIKNPKRNVGLSLFLGTFIVTSLYVVTNLMYLAVVPFDEIATAKFDRVAVVASDYIFGNVGALIIAIMIMISTFACNNGLIMAGARVYYTMAKDGLFFKKAAVLNSSSVPAWALWAQCIWASALCLTGKYGDLLDFVIIIVLIFYILTIYGIFILRKKMPDAERPYKAFGYPFLPMLYIVVASAICIALLITKFSTCGWGVLIMLTGIPVYYLTKPKEE; encoded by the coding sequence ATGCAAGAAAACGACCAAGAACATTTTAAAAGAGAACTCGGACTCTTAGACGGAACCATGCTTGTGGTTGGCTCTATGATTGGATCTGGGATATTCATTGTAAGTGCCGATATTGCCCGACAAGTAGGCTCGGCAGGATGGCTTACACTAATCTGGCTTTTGTCCGGATTTATTACAGTTGTCGCAGCAGTTAGCTATGGCGAATTGAGTGCGATGTTTCCAAAAGCTGGAGGACAATACGTTTACTTGAAAGAAGCCTATAATAAACTAATTGCCTTTTTGTACGGCTGGAGTTTTTTCGCAGTTATTCAGACCGGAACTATTGCTGCAGTAGGAGTGGCTTTTTCTAAATTTGCAGCTTATTTGTATGAACCTTTGAGTGATGAGAATATTCTTTACGAACTAGGAGCTTTTAAACTGAATGCAGCTCAGCTAGTTTCGATTTTAACTATTATCATTCTAACTTTTATCAATAGCCGTGGTGTAAAAAATGGAAAAATTCTACAAACTGTTTTAACGATAATTAAAATTTTATCGCTTCTTGGATTAGTCGTTTTCGGATTAACGCTTGCTGCGAAAGCTTCTGTTTGGGATGCAAACTGGGCAGACGGATGGAGCACAAGAACATTTGACAAAGAAAGCGGATCATGGTTGCCAATTAGTGGAACAGCCTTAATTTCTGGAATTTCGGCTGCAATGGTTGGATCTTTATTCTCTAGTGATGCTTGGAACGGTGTAACTTTTATCGCTGGTGAAATTAAAAATCCTAAAAGAAATGTGGGTCTTAGTCTTTTTCTAGGAACTTTTATTGTGACCTCTCTATATGTTGTAACAAATCTTATGTATTTGGCTGTAGTTCCGTTTGATGAAATAGCAACAGCAAAGTTCGATCGTGTTGCAGTTGTGGCTTCAGATTATATTTTTGGAAATGTAGGAGCCTTGATTATCGCAATTATGATTATGATTTCGACTTTTGCTTGCAACAACGGATTAATTATGGCTGGTGCGAGAGTATATTATACAATGGCAAAAGATGGTTTGTTTTTCAAAAAAGCTGCTGTTTTAAATAGTTCGAGCGTTCCTGCTTGGGCACTTTGGGCGCAGTGTATTTGGGCTTCGGCTTTGTGCTTGACAGGGAAATATGGAGATTTGCTTGATTTTGTAATTATCATCGTATTGATTTTTTATATTCTGACCATCTACGGAATTTTTATTCTAAGAAAAAAGATGCCAGATGCAGAAAGACCTTATAAAGCATTTGGATATCCATTTTTACCAATGCTATATATTGTTGTAGCGTCGGCAATTTGTATTGCGTTACTAATTACAAAATTCTCAACCTGTGGTTGGGGAGTGTTGATTATGTTAACTGGAATTCCAGTTTATTACTTAACGAAACCGAAAGAAGAATAG
- a CDS encoding MFS transporter, whose translation MNEKIKTLQIIHLAICAGTIIAYYIIGDLSLETLHVPVIDTASIIYLAIPILAIVLSNILFKTQLKQIDPKLKLEDKMPIYQAASIMRWAVLEGAAFLILILKPDFILFGILILVYLIFLRPTTERIDNDLSNTNN comes from the coding sequence ATGAATGAAAAAATCAAAACTTTACAAATTATCCATCTCGCCATTTGTGCAGGAACCATCATCGCTTATTACATTATTGGAGATCTTTCACTTGAAACGCTACATGTACCTGTCATTGATACAGCTTCAATAATATATCTTGCTATTCCGATTCTAGCAATTGTTTTAAGCAATATATTATTTAAAACACAATTAAAGCAGATTGACCCCAAATTAAAACTCGAAGACAAAATGCCCATATATCAAGCTGCTTCTATTATGCGTTGGGCTGTTCTTGAAGGCGCCGCTTTTTTGATTTTAATTTTAAAACCCGATTTTATATTATTTGGAATTCTGATATTAGTTTATCTGATATTTCTCAGACCTACCACAGAGAGAATTGACAATGATTTATCGAATACAAACAATTAA
- a CDS encoding DUF1810 domain-containing protein, translated as MAYSNNDLARFLDAQNKLYLTALSEIGKGKKETHWMWFIFPQIKGLGKSDTANLYAINDLKEATDYLEHPILGKHLIEISELLLTFKMKSADGIFGDLDARKLRSCMTLFSLVENANPIFQEILEAFFSGETDPLTLSIINSTIKSVDEPVEI; from the coding sequence ATGGCTTATTCAAACAACGATTTAGCGCGCTTCTTAGATGCGCAAAACAAACTTTATCTTACTGCTCTTTCTGAAATCGGAAAGGGGAAAAAAGAGACGCATTGGATGTGGTTTATTTTTCCTCAAATTAAAGGATTGGGTAAAAGTGATACTGCAAATCTTTATGCCATTAATGATTTAAAAGAAGCTACAGATTATTTGGAGCATCCTATTTTAGGAAAACATTTGATTGAAATTTCAGAGCTTTTATTAACCTTTAAGATGAAATCGGCTGATGGAATTTTTGGTGACTTAGATGCACGAAAATTACGTTCTTGTATGACTTTATTTTCATTGGTAGAAAATGCAAATCCGATATTTCAGGAAATCTTGGAGGCTTTCTTCTCTGGAGAAACCGATCCGCTTACTTTGTCTATTATTAATTCAACTATAAAATCTGTTGATGAACCGGTTGAAATATAA
- a CDS encoding alpha-ketoglutarate-dependent dioxygenase AlkB family protein, with protein sequence MTLFTDTELFTTGHGGKKIFDLPDCELILIENFFSKEESDSFYERILRKTKWREYEMEIYDKTYTVPRMIAWYEDKDNEGADPNGPDWTYELLKIRGRVEKETQLDFNSLLLNLYRNGKDGVGWHSDREDKSGKDPIIASVTFGETRMFKLRHKFRKDIPLVEIPLHHGSFLLMAGTTNSFWQHHVPKTARKVLPRINLTFRQTQRNT encoded by the coding sequence ATGACACTATTTACCGATACCGAATTATTTACCACTGGACACGGAGGTAAAAAAATATTTGATCTTCCGGATTGCGAACTAATTCTGATTGAAAATTTCTTCAGCAAAGAAGAATCAGATTCTTTTTATGAAAGAATACTGCGCAAAACGAAATGGAGAGAATATGAAATGGAAATTTATGATAAAACCTATACTGTTCCCAGAATGATTGCATGGTATGAAGATAAAGACAACGAAGGAGCAGATCCAAACGGACCTGACTGGACGTATGAATTGTTAAAAATCAGAGGCCGCGTGGAGAAAGAAACTCAGCTTGATTTTAACAGTCTTCTGTTAAATTTATATCGAAACGGAAAAGACGGCGTAGGCTGGCATAGCGATCGAGAAGACAAATCTGGTAAAGATCCTATTATAGCCTCGGTCACTTTTGGAGAAACCCGAATGTTTAAACTTCGCCATAAATTTAGAAAAGATATTCCGTTAGTTGAAATTCCGCTTCATCATGGTTCTTTTCTACTGATGGCGGGAACTACGAATAGTTTCTGGCAGCACCATGTTCCAAAAACAGCACGTAAAGTTTTACCCAGAATAAATTTAACATTCAGACAAACGCAACGTAATACGTAA
- a CDS encoding exonuclease domain-containing protein, which yields MKNTEYAIVDIETTGGNASGSRITEIAIIIHDGKNVLDRYETLVNPQQDIPPSIFGLTGINNEMVANAPIFDDISEKVLEMLTDRIFVAHNVNFDYSFVHHQLEQSGFKWSAKKLCTVRAARKIKPGLGSYSLGNLCNSLNINLENRHRAGGDADATALLFSLLLEWDDAGEIEKMIKKTAQDQRLPPNLPPDDFNNLPEKPGVYYFYNQQKKVIYVGKAINVKKRVASHFTGNNINPQRQHFLRDIHGISFEICATELMALLLECTEIKKLWPTYNRALKRFEAKFGIYQYEARNGYKYLAIGKVSKFQVCIHEFSSLHEGINLLRNLAERFEIDHRFCKYSRSEEGDFFYNNSPQSLPDAIMHNAQVDNAIDYLLNNRPSFAIIDKGKSKEERSCIWIENGHFYGMGYLPSDVSIHEPSDVKNYVTPYKSNQYIEQLIFSYAEKHPRKVFFKKHFLV from the coding sequence ATGAAAAATACGGAATATGCTATAGTCGATATTGAAACCACAGGTGGAAATGCCAGTGGCAGCCGCATTACAGAAATTGCGATCATTATTCATGATGGTAAAAATGTGCTGGATCGTTATGAAACACTTGTAAATCCTCAACAGGACATTCCTCCTTCTATTTTTGGATTAACAGGTATTAATAATGAAATGGTAGCCAATGCGCCAATCTTTGATGATATTTCAGAAAAAGTATTAGAAATGCTTACTGATCGTATTTTCGTTGCACATAATGTCAATTTCGATTATTCATTTGTTCATCATCAATTGGAACAGTCAGGTTTTAAATGGTCTGCTAAAAAACTTTGCACCGTTCGAGCAGCCAGAAAAATCAAACCGGGATTGGGTTCTTATAGTTTAGGGAATCTTTGCAATTCTTTAAATATCAATTTAGAAAATAGACACCGCGCCGGTGGAGATGCCGATGCTACTGCTTTGCTTTTTTCGCTTTTATTAGAATGGGATGATGCCGGAGAAATCGAAAAAATGATCAAAAAAACAGCACAAGATCAGCGTTTGCCTCCTAATCTTCCACCAGATGACTTTAATAATTTACCCGAAAAACCAGGTGTGTATTACTTTTATAATCAGCAAAAAAAAGTGATTTATGTTGGAAAAGCCATCAATGTAAAGAAACGTGTAGCATCTCATTTTACTGGTAACAATATAAATCCGCAGAGACAGCACTTTTTAAGAGATATTCACGGAATTTCCTTTGAAATCTGCGCTACCGAATTAATGGCACTCCTTTTAGAATGTACCGAAATCAAAAAACTTTGGCCAACTTATAATAGAGCTTTAAAACGTTTTGAAGCCAAATTTGGAATTTATCAGTATGAAGCTAGAAATGGCTATAAATATCTTGCCATTGGCAAAGTAAGTAAGTTTCAAGTCTGTATTCATGAATTCAGCAGTTTGCATGAAGGAATCAACTTACTACGAAATCTTGCCGAACGTTTTGAAATCGATCATCGTTTCTGCAAATATTCAAGATCTGAAGAGGGAGATTTTTTCTATAATAATAGTCCTCAAAGTCTTCCCGATGCTATAATGCATAATGCACAAGTCGATAATGCCATTGATTATCTATTGAATAACAGACCTTCTTTTGCCATTATCGACAAAGGAAAATCAAAAGAAGAACGCAGCTGCATTTGGATTGAAAATGGACATTTTTACGGGATGGGGTATCTTCCTTCAGATGTTTCGATTCATGAGCCTTCAGACGTAAAAAATTATGTTACGCCTTATAAAAGCAATCAATACATTGAGCAACTGATTTTTTCTTATGCAGAAAAGCATCCTAGAAAAGTATTCTTTAAAAAGCATTTCTTAGTCTAA
- a CDS encoding DNA polymerase III subunit alpha — translation MYLNCHSYHSLRYGTIPLKELIAEAVLHDIKAMALTDINTVTGIYDFIKACQEKEIKPLVGMEFRCNHQFRYIGLAKNAEGLAEINRFLTDYNFSGESLPLRAPKFESVFVIYTLENAPETLFENEFIGIRPEEVSSLLTSKHKNKISKMVILQPVTFRNKKEYNLHKVLRAIDTNIILSKLTEADYCKVSDVMQPEASILPFYEKYPEIILNTQRIIDDCNFQYDFSAKRNKKFYTENRQKDLEKLTELAWEGFEKRYGNENTEAKARVEKELKVIDELEFSGYFLITWDIIQYSNSQGFMHIGRGSGANSIIAYCLGITDICPIELDLYFERFLNLNRKTPPDFDIDWSWQERNTILEYIFKKYGKDHVAFCGTNVEFKYRSIFREVGKVFGLPKEELDLLAKNPEELHPTNKIVKLVQEYGQMMGKYPNQRSMHACGILISEEPITNYTPLEMPPKGFPIVLFDMHIAEEIGFDKFDILSQRGIGHIDDSVKLIEKNRGIKVNIRDTSISKDEAVCNSYLAKGHTIGCFYIESPAMRGLLRRLNCDNYKILVAASSIIRPGVAQSGMMKEYIFRHNNPTQFEYFHEVFKEHLGETYGIMVYQEDVIKIAQHYGGLPAPDGDILRRAMSGKGRSLEALQKVKDNFFASCAQKGHPETLSQEIYRQIESFAGYSFCKAHSASYAVESYQSLYLKVNYPVEFMTAVINNQGGFYRTEVYVHEAKMSGGTIHNPCVNKSEYQTTLYGTDIYLGFMHIQSLESKIAHLIEEDRNKKGNFNSLEDFINRIPIGIEGVKTLIFIDAFRFTGKTKNQLLVTASLLLNNFKPENRDLKLLQEPVKEYKLPKLERSVFEDAFDEIELLSFPVSCTVFDLLQTKHRGDVMAKDLVQYHKKQVRMLAYLISRKHVPTKKGTMYFGTWIDHEGTYFDTAHFPDSLEKYPFQGGGCYLLLGNVEVDYHFPTITITKMAKMPFIPDPRYMDSKDQYRTQNQIKEDVSLTHRAPYPQGHEINLPRHRMKF, via the coding sequence ATGTATCTTAATTGTCATTCCTATCATTCATTACGTTACGGCACGATTCCACTTAAGGAATTGATTGCCGAAGCTGTTTTGCATGATATAAAAGCAATGGCTTTGACAGATATTAATACCGTTACCGGAATTTACGATTTTATAAAAGCGTGTCAGGAAAAAGAAATCAAACCTTTGGTAGGAATGGAATTTCGATGCAATCATCAATTCCGATATATTGGCCTCGCTAAAAATGCTGAAGGTTTAGCTGAAATAAATCGCTTTTTAACGGATTATAATTTCAGCGGAGAATCTTTGCCTTTGCGTGCTCCAAAATTCGAATCGGTTTTTGTGATTTATACTTTAGAAAATGCTCCAGAAACGCTTTTTGAAAATGAATTTATCGGAATTCGTCCTGAAGAAGTTTCGAGTCTTCTAACTTCAAAACATAAAAATAAAATCTCCAAAATGGTGATTTTACAGCCTGTAACTTTTAGAAATAAAAAAGAATACAATCTGCATAAAGTGCTTCGGGCTATTGATACAAATATTATTTTATCGAAACTTACAGAGGCAGATTATTGTAAAGTTTCTGATGTGATGCAACCTGAAGCATCGATTCTGCCTTTTTATGAAAAATATCCTGAAATCATTTTAAATACACAGCGCATCATTGACGATTGCAATTTTCAATATGATTTTTCGGCTAAAAGAAATAAAAAGTTCTATACCGAAAACCGTCAAAAAGATTTAGAAAAACTGACCGAATTGGCTTGGGAAGGATTTGAAAAACGTTATGGAAACGAAAATACTGAAGCAAAAGCTCGCGTAGAAAAAGAATTAAAAGTTATTGACGAATTAGAATTCAGCGGTTATTTTTTAATTACTTGGGATATTATTCAATATAGCAATAGCCAAGGTTTTATGCATATTGGTCGCGGAAGCGGTGCCAACAGCATCATTGCCTATTGTCTCGGAATTACGGACATCTGCCCTATCGAACTGGACTTATATTTTGAACGTTTTTTAAACCTCAACCGTAAAACACCACCTGATTTTGATATCGATTGGAGTTGGCAGGAACGCAACACAATTCTGGAATATATCTTCAAAAAATATGGCAAAGATCACGTTGCGTTTTGCGGAACGAACGTCGAATTTAAATACCGTTCTATTTTTAGGGAAGTTGGAAAAGTTTTTGGTCTCCCAAAAGAAGAATTAGATCTTTTGGCAAAAAATCCAGAAGAACTTCATCCAACCAATAAAATTGTAAAATTGGTTCAGGAATACGGACAAATGATGGGAAAATATCCAAATCAACGAAGCATGCATGCGTGTGGAATTCTAATTTCTGAAGAACCGATTACCAATTATACGCCTCTAGAAATGCCTCCAAAAGGTTTTCCAATCGTACTTTTTGATATGCATATTGCCGAAGAAATTGGTTTTGATAAATTCGATATTCTAAGTCAGCGCGGTATTGGTCATATTGATGACAGCGTAAAACTAATTGAAAAAAATCGCGGTATAAAAGTTAACATTCGTGATACTTCAATTTCTAAAGACGAAGCGGTTTGCAATTCTTATTTAGCAAAAGGACATACGATTGGCTGTTTTTATATCGAAAGTCCTGCTATGCGTGGTTTACTGCGTCGTTTAAATTGCGATAATTATAAAATTCTCGTCGCCGCGTCGTCTATTATTCGTCCCGGCGTTGCACAATCGGGAATGATGAAAGAATATATTTTCCGTCATAATAACCCAACTCAATTTGAGTATTTTCATGAAGTTTTCAAAGAACATCTCGGTGAAACTTACGGCATTATGGTTTATCAGGAAGATGTAATTAAAATTGCCCAGCATTACGGTGGACTTCCCGCTCCCGACGGTGATATTCTACGTCGCGCCATGTCAGGAAAAGGAAGATCTTTGGAAGCGTTGCAAAAAGTAAAAGATAATTTCTTTGCGAGCTGTGCTCAAAAAGGGCATCCTGAAACTTTGAGTCAGGAAATTTATCGTCAGATTGAATCTTTTGCGGGCTATTCTTTCTGCAAAGCGCATTCGGCTTCTTATGCGGTTGAAAGCTATCAAAGTTTATACTTAAAAGTCAATTATCCAGTTGAATTCATGACGGCGGTAATCAACAATCAGGGTGGATTTTACAGAACCGAAGTTTATGTACACGAAGCAAAAATGTCTGGCGGAACGATTCATAATCCGTGTGTGAATAAAAGCGAATATCAAACGACTTTATATGGTACCGATATTTATTTAGGTTTTATGCACATTCAAAGTCTGGAATCTAAAATTGCTCATTTAATCGAAGAAGATCGAAATAAAAAAGGCAATTTTAATTCTCTGGAAGATTTTATCAACCGAATTCCAATTGGAATTGAAGGCGTTAAAACTCTGATTTTTATTGATGCTTTTCGTTTTACAGGAAAAACCAAAAATCAGCTTTTGGTCACTGCCAGTCTGTTGTTGAATAATTTTAAACCTGAAAATAGAGACTTAAAATTACTGCAAGAACCCGTTAAAGAATACAAGCTTCCAAAATTAGAGCGTTCCGTTTTTGAAGATGCTTTTGATGAAATTGAGCTTTTAAGTTTTCCAGTTTCATGTACTGTTTTTGATCTTTTACAAACCAAACACCGCGGTGATGTCATGGCGAAAGATTTGGTTCAATATCATAAAAAACAGGTTCGAATGCTGGCCTATTTGATTTCCAGAAAACATGTCCCTACAAAAAAAGGTACCATGTATTTTGGAACTTGGATCGATCATGAAGGCACTTATTTTGATACGGCACATTTTCCTGATAGTCTGGAAAAATATCCTTTTCAGGGCGGAGGCTGTTATCTTTTGTTAGGAAATGTCGAAGTCGATTATCATTTTCCGACTATCACAATAACCAAAATGGCAAAAATGCCTTTTATTCCAGATCCGCGATATATGGATTCTAAAGATCAATACAGAACACAAAATCAGATAAAAGAAGATGTGAGTTTGACACATCGTGCGCCTTATCCGCAAGGACATGAAATTAATCTGCCGAGACATCGAATGAAATTTTAA
- the dinB gene encoding DNA polymerase IV yields MARAIVHMDLDTFFVSCERRTNSELNGIPLIIGGGDRGVVASCSYEARKYGVRSAMPIRMALKLCPDAKVMKGDMELYSQLSHDVTEILQEKAPVLEKASIDEFYMDITGMDKFHGSYKWTNELAQKVIKETGLPISFSLSINKTVSKIATGEGKPVGNLQIQEQEVQDFLNPLSIQKIPMVGAVTFQLLSRIGVRKIQTLAEMPAEVLQQMIGKNGLELWKKAHGIDHTPVEPYTERKSISTETTFSQDTIDLAKLRRILLGMVEKLAFQLRAEQWLTSTVTVKIRYANFDTETKQCRVAYTSADHILTKNVIELFEKVYQRRMRLRLIGVRFSGLVRGTYQIDLFEDTQEMLSLYEAMDKMKSRYGFDAVMRCAGAHFKPNTKDEILKRKK; encoded by the coding sequence ATGGCACGGGCAATTGTACATATGGATTTGGATACCTTTTTTGTATCCTGCGAAAGACGCACTAACTCAGAACTTAATGGTATTCCGCTTATTATAGGGGGTGGAGACCGTGGTGTTGTGGCATCTTGTTCGTATGAAGCCCGTAAATATGGAGTGCGTTCTGCTATGCCAATTCGTATGGCATTAAAACTTTGCCCAGACGCAAAAGTGATGAAAGGCGACATGGAATTATATTCGCAACTTTCTCATGATGTAACCGAAATTCTTCAGGAAAAAGCACCTGTTTTAGAAAAAGCGAGCATCGATGAATTTTATATGGACATTACTGGAATGGACAAATTTCATGGCAGTTATAAATGGACAAATGAACTGGCACAAAAAGTCATTAAAGAAACCGGACTACCGATTAGTTTTTCATTATCCATAAATAAAACCGTTTCTAAAATTGCGACTGGCGAAGGCAAACCAGTTGGGAATCTTCAAATTCAGGAACAAGAAGTTCAAGATTTTTTAAATCCACTTTCAATTCAGAAAATCCCGATGGTTGGCGCTGTGACTTTTCAGCTTTTGTCTCGAATTGGCGTTCGTAAAATTCAGACTTTAGCCGAAATGCCTGCTGAAGTTTTACAGCAAATGATTGGTAAAAATGGTCTCGAACTTTGGAAAAAAGCACACGGAATTGACCACACGCCTGTTGAACCTTATACCGAAAGAAAATCAATTTCGACCGAAACGACTTTCTCTCAAGATACTATCGATCTTGCAAAACTGAGAAGAATATTATTAGGAATGGTCGAAAAACTGGCATTTCAGCTTCGTGCAGAACAATGGCTGACTTCGACTGTTACCGTTAAAATACGTTACGCCAATTTTGATACTGAAACCAAACAATGCCGAGTAGCTTACACATCAGCCGATCATATTCTGACTAAAAATGTAATCGAACTTTTTGAGAAAGTCTATCAGCGTCGTATGCGTCTGCGCCTGATTGGCGTTCGCTTTAGCGGATTGGTGCGCGGAACCTATCAAATCGATCTTTTTGAAGATACTCAGGAAATGTTATCACTTTATGAAGCGATGGACAAAATGAAAAGCCGTTATGGCTTTGATGCCGTAATGCGCTGTGCCGGAGCTCATTTTAAACCAAACACTAAAGACGAAATTTTAAAACGCAAGAAATAA
- a CDS encoding XRE family transcriptional regulator, producing the protein MSLFSDNIRALRVKHKISQEKLAENLSITRGRYVKYEDGTSEAPYDILKKIALYFHMSIDLILSVDIRKIDVQNLIKLEGNRLILPIQVDSFGENFIEIVSQKAKAGYLNGYADPEYIESLQQITLPFLGPGKHRGFPVEGDSMPPHEDGSIIIGRYVEKLGEVMDGKTYILITKNEGMVYKRLNKNKKNALVLESDNSFYPNYEVKASDILEIWEYECNIGRSDKKQETTETGAMKDLLLELKREVREIKNNTSNT; encoded by the coding sequence ATGTCCTTATTTTCAGATAACATCAGAGCATTGAGGGTTAAGCATAAAATATCACAAGAAAAATTAGCTGAAAACCTAAGCATTACAAGAGGAAGATACGTGAAATACGAAGACGGAACTTCGGAAGCACCGTATGACATTTTAAAGAAGATTGCATTATATTTTCATATGAGTATCGACTTGATATTATCTGTCGATATCCGTAAAATTGATGTGCAAAATTTGATAAAACTGGAAGGCAACCGACTTATTTTACCCATTCAAGTGGATAGTTTTGGAGAAAATTTTATTGAAATTGTTTCTCAAAAAGCAAAAGCGGGTTATCTAAATGGATATGCTGATCCAGAATATATTGAAAGTTTACAGCAGATTACACTTCCTTTTTTGGGACCAGGAAAACACCGAGGATTTCCCGTTGAAGGCGATTCAATGCCTCCGCACGAAGATGGTTCGATTATTATTGGCCGTTACGTAGAAAAGCTAGGAGAGGTGATGGACGGCAAAACTTATATTCTGATTACTAAGAATGAAGGAATGGTTTATAAACGTCTCAATAAAAACAAAAAGAATGCTTTGGTTTTAGAATCAGATAATAGTTTTTATCCGAATTATGAAGTGAAAGCTTCTGATATTTTGGAGATTTGGGAATACGAATGTAATATCGGCCGTTCAGACAAAAAACAAGAAACAACGGAAACCGGGGCAATGAAAGATTTGCTTTTAGAATTGAAACGTGAAGTTCGAGAGATTAAGAATAATACTTCGAATACATAA